The window CGTAGTAGTATCTCACAAAGCATTGATCGAAGCAGATATCGAAGGTCAGAAAAAAGAAATCATCGCTCAGCTTGAAAAAGGTCAGGTTCTTGAGGGAACTGTTAAGAACATTACTTCTTACGGTGTATTCATTGACTTAGGAGGGGTAGATGGATTAATCCACATTACAGACCTTTCTTGGTCTAGAGTGAACCACCCATCTGAAATCCTTGAGGACGGACAGACTGTGAAAGTGGTAATCCTTGATTTCGATGATGAGAAAACAAGAATCCAATTAGGTATGAAGCAATTAGAAGCTCATCCTTGGGATGCTCTTTCTGCTGACCTGAAAGTAGGAGACAAAGTAAAAGGAAAAGTAGTAGTTCTTGCTGACTATGGTGCATTCGTAGAAATTGCTCCAGGTGTAGAAGGATTAATCCACGTTTCTGAAATGTCTTGGTCTACTCACTTAAGATCTGCCGGAGATTTCGTAAAAGTAGGTGATGAAGTAGAAGCTGAAGTATTAACTTTAGATAGAGAAGAAAGAAAAATTTCTCTTGGTATCAAGCAATTGTCTAAAGATCCATGGGAAAACATCGAAGCTAAGTATCCGGTAGGATCTCAGCATGTAGGAACTGTAAGAAACTTCACTAACTTTGGTGTATTCGTAGAGTTAGAAGAAGGTATCGACGGATTAATCTACATCTCTGATCTTTCTTGGACTAAGAAAATCAAGCACCCATCTGAGTTCTGCGCAGTAGGTGATAAATTAGACGTTGTAGTTCTTGAATTAGATATCCAGGCTAGAAGACTATCTCTAGGTCACAAGCAATTGACTGAAAACCCATGGGATAAATTCGAAACTAAATATGCTGAAGGAACTATCCACGCTGGTAAAGCTGTAGAAGTTCACGATAAAGGAGCTTCTGTTCAATTCGAAGATGCTGAAGTAGAAGCATTCTGCCCTTCAAGATTATTAGAGAAAGAAGATGGATCTAAAATCAAAAAAGGTGAAGATGCTCAGTTCAAAGTAATCGAATTCAACAAAGAATTCAAGAGAGTAGTAGTATCTCACACAGGTATCTTCAGAGACGAAGAAAAGAAAAACGTAAAAGAAGCTTCTTCTAGAAACGTAACTTCTTCTTCTAACAACGAAGAAAGATCTACTCTTGGAGACATCGATGCATTAGCAGAGTTGAAAAGAAAAATGGAAGAAGGTAAATAGTCTTTGAACCATTCATACATAAGGAGCCGCTCATTTGAGCGGCTTTTTTTATGTCTATATAATAACGGTAAAGGAAAAAAGAGGATACTTGTTCTTTTGTTGTCAGAAAATGAAGATTTTCAGTAAAAACCGTAAAAAGAGCGTCGGGAATATTCATTGGCTGATGATTGTATTCAATGAAATAATTACATCAAAAAAATCTAAAAGCATGGTAAATATAATGTGTCAGGAGTAAATATATTATGATGTTCTCCTTATTGAGAAATATGCAAAATCAATTTAATTTTTCTATTTTATTTGTATTGAATTATTTTTGAATTTTGATTAAAAAAAATAATGATAATTTGTGAATTATTTGTAGATTAGCGACTTTAATAATGGATATGAAAAATAAAGCTCTACCTCTTTTATTTGCAGTGTTTTCTGCATTTCCTACGGTATTATTTGGACAAGACAATGAAAAACTGATTAAAGATTATATTTCTCAAAATAAAATAAGGGAATATAAGAAGTCTGATCTTAACAATATCATTATTGATAATGTAGATCCTTCAAAATCACTGAACGGGAATGTTGTGAAATTTTTACAGACCTATAATGGCCTGCCAATATACAGCTCTGTAGGAACAGCATTGATTAAGGACAATAAAATTGTTTATTACACCGATAATTTTGTAAAAGATTATACTGCATCTACATCAGGTACAGCTGTTATTAATAAAGGTACAGCACTTCAAAAGATTGCTGAAGATCTTAAGAATCCTGATATTGCCAATTTTACGATTCTGGAATATCTTGAAAAAACTCAGAAAAAATCTACCTCTGCTCACCAGAGACTGGTGTATGCAAACGATGAAAGCGGAAACCTTCGCCTGGCATATGAATATACCTTAATGGAGCCAAAATCTCCAAACTACTGGAATATTTTGGTAGATGCCGGCAACGGGAATATCCTGGTAAAAAATAATCTTACAGTATCTTGTAATTTCCATCATGATGCTTACAGTTCAGATGCTGATTATAGCCATGCAGATCATTTTGAGAATACATTGGCAGGTCCTCAGAACAGCATCGTACAAAATAATATCCCTTTTCTTGTACCGGATAATGCAACATATAATGTATTTCCATTGCCTATTGAAGCGCCTACATTTGGTTCAAGATCTGTTCTTACCAACCCGTGGCTTCTGAATGCCTCTCCTGAAGGATGGCACTCTGACGGGGTAAATCATTATACAGTTACGAGAGGAAATAACGTTTTTGCTTACGAAGATGTGGCAGGAACAGCTCTGACGGCTCCTAATTATCTTACCGGAACTCCGGCAGAAGGAGGGGCTACCAGAAACTTTAATTTCCCTTTTGATATCAACGAAGCGCCTGTAAACAACAGAAATGCGGCTATCACCAATTTATTTTATCTGAATAACAAAATTCACGATGTTTTTTATCAGTTCGGATTTACAGAATCTGCAAAGAACTTTCAGCAGAATAATTTTGGAATCGGGCCTGTAGGAGGAGATGATGATTCTGTATATGCAGAGGCACAGGATGGAAGCGGATTAAATAATGCTAATTTCTCTTCACCAGCAGATGGTTATACTCCCAGAATGCAGATGTATCTATGGTCATCTATAGGTAGAATCGTCTATTACAATGCGCCTAGTGCTGCTGTTTCCCGTACACCGGGAGCTGGAACGGCTCAGTTTGGTATGCCGGTACCCATGAACGGTATAACAGGGGATGTAGCATTGTCTCCCGTTTTAGATGGGTGTACCGCTTTGCCTGCAGGTTCATTGACAGAAAAAATTGGTTTGGTTGAAAGAGGAACGTGTGCTTTTGCCATTAAAGTAAAAAATCTTCAGGACGCAGGTGCCAAGGCTGCTATTGTTTATAATAATGCAGCTAATGGGGCTACTCTAAGTAACATGTCGGGTAATGATCCTACTATCACTATTCCTTCAGTGCTTATTATTAATTCCGAAGGAGAATATATAAAATCTCAGCTTGCAGCAAATACCAACGTAAATATTACACTCAAAGGAAATATGACGCCGGACGGAAGCTTTGATAATGGTATTGTGATCCATGAATATGGCCACGGAATATCCAACAGAATGACAGGTACAGGATCTGCATGTCTGAATTCCAGTGTAAGTAAAGAGCAAATGGGAGAAGGGTGGTCTGATTTCTTTGCCCTAATGCTGACAAACAAAGCCGGAGATAATGCTACCGTAGCAAGAGGTACAGGTACTTACGCATTAGGTCAGGCAATTACAGGAGGTGGTATCAGACCTGCAAAATATTCAACCAACCTTTCAGTTAACGGATATACCTATGGAAATACCAACGGAATGGAATACAACAACGGAACGGCAATAGTTCCGGATGTACACTCTATCGGTTTTGTGTGGGCTACCATGTTATGGGATCTTCACTGGAAGTATGTTGAAAAATATGGATACTCTTCAGATGTATTGTCTGCAACTCCTAACGGAAGTACAAAAGTACTGCAATTGGTAACAGATGCCCTGAAGCTTCAGGGATGTAACCCTAGTTTTATTGACGGAAGAAATGCAATATTGGCAGCGGAACTGGCAACTACACAAGGACAGGATAAATGTATGATCTGGGGTGTTTTTGCAAGAAGAGGATTAGGGGTGAATGCTTCAGCCGGAGTTAAAAATAACATTAACGACCAGATTCAGGACTTTAATGTACCGGAAGAATGTGCATTATTAGCTACCAGTGAAGTAAATGCAGATAAAAACAAAAATATCTCTATCTATCCGAACCCGGCTAAAGATGAGTTCTATATTAAATTCCCAAGCAATACTTTAGGAAAAGTAAGTGTAGAAATGTATGATATGTCTGGAAAACTGGTTTCTTCTGAAGATAAAATTTCACCGGATGCCAAAAAAGCCATCTCTACAAGCAATTTGGTAAACGGAACTTATATGGTTAAAATCAAAGGACTTGGTTTTGAAGCGTCTTCAAAAGTAATGGTAAAAAAATAATTTACTTATGATCAATTATAAAATCGCCACAAGCAAAGCTTGTGGCGATTTTATTTATCTATTACTATGCATGCTTTAAAATGGTTTAATTTATATATTGTACCTTTGCAGGCTGTTAAAAAAATTATGAAGAAGAAAAATATACTAAAAGGTGTTTTATTTGTAGGGATTGGAGCTAGTATATACGGTATGTTGGCCACATTTGTAAAAATGGCTTACCATGATGGTTTTACCACCTCGGAAGTAACTACCTCCCAATTTGTATTAGGTTTAGTAGGACTTTTGATCCTTAACTTTATTCAGACCCTAACCTCCAAACAGAAATTATCACTCCCAAGTTCTAAAGAAGTAAGAATGCTGCTGCTTGCAGGAACTTCATTGGGAGGAACAAGTTTATTCTATTATATAGCGGTACAATATATCAATGTTTCTATTGCTATTGTATTACTGATGCAGTCTGTATGGTTCAGCGTGGTGGTGGAAAGTATTATTACAAAAAAACTGCCCAATGCCAGAAAAGTAATTTCTGTAATTATTGTATTGCTGGGAACCGTTCTGGCAACGAATCTTATTAATATGGAAATAGAGCTGGACTGGCATGGCGTATTCTGGGGCCTGATGGCGGCAGCTTCATATACTTTGACAATGTTTACGTCTAATACACTGGCTACCCATCTTCCGGTTTTCAGAAAGAGTATTATTATGCTTGCGGGCGGTTCTGTAGTTGTTTTTGCATTTTTATTCTTTGCCCAGATAGGACCGATGTATTTTGATGGTTTAAAATCATTGTACTTACATTTCACAGACAATACAGAACATATCCATTCATTTAACTATTCAATATTCCTGACGTACGGGTTTGTATTAGCGCTGTTTGGAACAATTATACCCCCTATTTTATTTAACGTAGGATTTCCGAATGCAGGGTTGGGGCTGGGAAGTATCGTTTCTTCACTGGAGCTTCCTGTTTCCGTTACCATGGCTTTTGTTTTACTGGGAGAAAAAGTATTTTTCATCCAATGGGTAGGAATTGTTCTTATTCTTTTCGCTATTGTTCTGATGAATTTACCTTCCCGGAAAGAAAAAGAAGTTTCAGTGGCATAAAGATTTTAAAAATATTTTAACTAAAAATAACAATTGAAACCGTTCCATTTGGAGCGGTTTTTTTTTAATTTTAATCTTTAAATAAAAGTTTAATGAAACATTTCAGAAATATAATGGCCGCTTTTACAGTAACGGTCTCAGGTTTTATGTTGTCACAGGTAAGACCTCTGGATGCAATGCTGTCTGATTATCAATATCCTTACGAAGTCCATTTTCTTAATTTAAAATCTCAGGGAGAAGATTTGAAAATGGCTTATATGGATGTAAAGCCGCAAAAAGCCAATGGGAAAACAATCATGCTTCTTCACGGGAAAAACTTTAATGGTGCCTATTGGGAAAGAACAGCTAAAGACCTTTCTGCTAAAGGCTTCAGGGTAGTAATTCCGGATCAGATAGGATTTGGAAAATCTTCAAAACCCCATGCATACCAGTTTTCTTTTTCGCAGCTGGCAGAAAATACGAAAGGAATTCTGGATGAGCTGAAAATTGATAAAGCAATTGTGCTGGGCCATTCAATGGGAGGAATGGTAGCCACCAGGTTTACGTTACTATATCCTGAGAAAGTGCAGAAACTGATTCTTGAAAACCCGATAGGGCTGGAAGATTATAAGACTTTTGCAGCCTATCAGACCATTGATCAGGCCTATCAGTCCGAACTTAAAAATACCGCTGAAATCTATAAAAACTACCAGCTGAAGTTCTATTATGATAACAAGTGGAAAGAAGAATATCAGCCCTGGCTTGATCTGATAGCAGGGTGGACACTTCATAAAGATTATCCTCAGGTAGCATGGGATGCAGCACTTACTTCTGATATGATTTATAACCAGCCCGTTTGCTATGAATTTAAAAACATCAGAGTTCCCACATTGCTTATCATTGGTACAAGAGACAGAACAGCGATAGGAAAGGACAGAGCACCTAAAGAACTTCAGCCAAAAATGGGGCAGTATCAGGAATTAGGAAAGAAAACCCAGCGGGAAATTGCCGGGTCAAAGCTCGTAGAAATTGAAAATGTAGGGCACCTTCCACATATTGAAGTTTACCCGAAATTCATTGAAGCACTCTATAATTTTATTCAATAAACCCATTGCTAATCATAAAACATTTTGAAACATTAAGTTTGTAGATAATTACAATCAATAAATCGGTTCTTATCACTTTCATTAAACTTAATGTTTCTTTTTATTTTCCAAAAATAGTATTGTGAAAACACCAATGCCGGAAAACAGGACACAAGAAATTCCCAGGTGCTGTATAAAACCAATGCTTATCAATCCTGAGCCTATCAACATATAATAGATCAGTCCTAAGAGAGCGCCGGCACTTCCTGTTTCATTTTTATAATTGATGAGTGCTGTACTCAAAATATTTGGAATAGCCGTACTGAATGCCATCACAATAAAAAAATAGGGAAGTAAAAAGTAAATTCCTTTATTTCCAAGAATCCATACGAAAACAGACGCTGCAAATGCTGTAATTATACTTACCTTAACTAAGAATTCAGGCTGTATATTCCTAAAGAGCATATACCTGTTAAGTTTCGCGCCTGCAAATATCCCACCTGCCAGTACAATACTGCTGTATCCAAACGCATACGCAGGATAATGATGTTGTTTAAAAATAAACGGTGCCAGCGAGTAGTACGAAAACAGCAGAACATTAAAACTCATGATTAATAAACAGCATCTGATGATCTCCTGATCCTGAATCATCCGCTTGAACAGACCCGCTAAAGTGCTGATATTGATTTTTTTTACTGAATGATGAGTTTCAGAAATTTTTTGCCTCGAAAGAATAAAGAAAAGGATAGCCAGTACAGATAAGGTGAGGAATACTCCCTGATGTCCGGCAGCAGACACCAATACTGAACCTGTAATCATGCCTACTATAGGGCTTATAGAAAGGCCGATTCCAACCCAGGAAAATACTTTACTGAGATTATCTTTATCAAAGCTGTCTCTTAAAATGGTTTGGGTTACAATAGAACCTACAGAAATTCCAAAAGCAGAAATTATTCTGGCGGCAAGAAAAACAATAAAATCGGGAGCGAAAATTGCTGCCAATGCTCCTATTCCATAAGTGATAAGACCATATTCCAGTGATTTTTTTCTTCCTACTCTGTCACATTGAATACCCCAAAATGCCACTCCCAAAGCAAACGCTATAAAGTATAAACTGATGGTCAATGTAACCGATTCTTCTTTCACTCCAAATTTTTCCTGTACCATGGGTAAGACCGGACTGTACATGGTTTCTACGAACTGGGGAAGCATTACCAGCAAGGTCAACAGCCATATAGGATTTGTCTTTTTCATTTTTTTCTGCAAAGTTTCTAAAAAAACAATGTATATTTATAATGGTATAAAAACAAAAAACATCAAAAATAAGACATGGCAGTATTGAAACAGAATGAGGAATTTGATGCCGATTCTATACAGGAGAAAGTAGTAGGAATAGCTTCAGATATGGTACTGCATGACTCTGGTTTTCATTTTCATACAACGAAGGCCCAGCTGTTATATGCGCCTTCAGGTTGTATGACGGTGACTACTTCAGACAGGCAATTGATTCTGCCTCCTTTCCGCATGCTTTGGATTCCGTCAGGTGAAGTGCATCGTGTTAATTTTCGCAATATTGTCGCTTACAGATCCATCTATTTTGATGCAGGTTATGCTTCAAAATATATCAATACCGGCCTCAGGATTTTACATGTAAACCCTTTACTGAAGGAAATTATAGAAAGGATTTGCTTTTGGGAATGGACTCCTCTTACAAATGATCAGACTCATCTTTTAAAAGTATTCTGGGATGAAATGCAAAACGCTCCGGAAGAAAAGCTGGAACTCACAATGCCGCAGGATCGCCGTTTTAAAGAAATTTCAGAAAACTGGACCCAGCGTGATTCTATGCCTCCTATGCTGAAAGAGCTCGCAGAGAAAACAGGAGTGGTAGAAAAAACCATCAGTCGTATTTTTAAAAAAGAGACTGGATTATCTTATCAGGATTGGCGGCAGCAATGGCGTTTGCAGCGTTCTATTGAGCTTTTGGTGGAAGGAAATTCCATAGGGGAGGTATCTCATATCCTGGACTTCTCTTCAGACAGTGCTTTTATTGAGTTTTTCAAAAAACATACAGGCTCTACTCCTTTGCAGTACCTTATGAAAAACGGATAATATGTTGCCGCCAATAAGGCGTCGTGACAATTGTATAAAGAAATTTAAAAACACTTTTACTCCAAAATTATTTCTTGTCCTATGCCAAGTGTATTGCTTAATAATTTGCTTACACTTGTAGATCCAATTATATACATCATTTCAGGATTTAACATTTATCGGTGTAAAAAATAAAATAGATGCTATGGACAATTACAATACTACCCTTGAACTAAAAGCTACGGCGGAGAATATCTATGAAGCTCTTGTTTATCAAATTCCTCGCTGGTGGACAGAACTGTTTACCGGATCATCCGCGCAGACCGGGGATCTGTTTACCGTAAGATTTGGAGATGAAATTCATAAGACAATGCGGATCAAAGAAGCAATACCCCATTCAAGGCTGATCTGGTATGTTGAAGATTCGCTAATTGCCCTTCCTGAATTAAAAAATCAGACCGAGTGGATTGGGACAAGGATAGTCTGGGAAATGAAACAAAAGGAAAACAGCAGTTTGCTTCAGCTTACGCATTTAGGATTAAATCCGGCTGTGGAATGTTATGCCATTTGTTCCGGTGGCTGGGATCAGTTTATCGGAAGTCTGAAACTCTTTCTGGAAACCGGAAACGGAACTCCCTACAGAAAGTAAAAATAGTGATACAAAAAAAGAGACTGTTTATAAGTAAACAGCCTCTTTTTGTATGTATTGTTGTCTGAATTATTTCTTCTTGTAAGCAGCGTCTTTGATTCTTGCTTTTTTACCTCTAAGGTCTCTGAAGTAGTAAATTCTAGCTCTTCTAACTCTACCTCTTCTATCAACTTCAATCTTCTGAAGTGCAGGCATGTTAATAGGGAATACTCTCTCTACACCTACATCACCACTCATTTTTCTGATGGTAAAAGTTTTTGTAGATCCAGTACCTCTTAGTTGGATAACTGTTCCTTTGAAGAACTGAGTTCTGGTTTTTTGTCCTTCTTTAATTTCGTAATACACCGTAATGGTATCACCTGCTTTGAATTCAGGGAATTCTTTTTTCGCAATGTACTTGTCTTGTACGTACTTTAATAAATCCATTATTAATAAAATAAAATGTTAAAGCTAAGCAACTTACACGTTCTTCGTCAGAGGTTGAATAACAGGTTGCAAATGTACAAAATAGTTTTTGAATATGCCAAATAATTAATGTACTAAAAACTATAATTTTTTTACTCCTTTTTTGCTGAAAACTTAACGGTTTCTTCAAAATACCATCAGACAGAGTTTATATGAGAAATCTACTTTTGCCCGAAGTAAAAAATCTGAGCAGTGATTTTTTAATGAACTGATTTACCATTCGAAATTCTATATGTTATTTTAAAACGAAAACGATTATGAAACATTATTTCTTCTTTTTTTGTTTCGCGGTTCAGATGGCTTTCGGGCAGGTTTTGTATCCTTATCTGCAAAACCCGACTCCAAATTCTATGATCGTCAATTGGAAAACAGCTTCCAATAACGAAACAACAGTGATCTACGGAGACTCTCCAACCAACCTGAGTGTTACGGTAACGGGAACCACCAATATCTTCTCAGATACCGGATATAACAACAACTATTATTATCACACGGCAAAGATTAATAATCTGCAGCCCAATACCAAATACTACTATAAAATTAAAACAGGAACAAGTGAGTCTGCTGTTTATAATTTCAGAACACTTCCTTTGCCGGGGCAGCCGGTCACTGCCAACGGGAAAATCCGTTTCCTTATTATGGGAGACAACCAGATCAAAGCAGAGCCGAGATATGATACGCTTACTTTGAATGCCTATAAAAAATTAAAAGAAAAGTTTGGAGCTGCTTCAGATCCTTCTGATAACATCGCGCTTACCTTCATGGTGGGTGATCAGGTAGACGTTGGTACGCTGGATCATTATGAGAATGTTCACTTCAAAAAGAATATCAAATTATCCCCCTATCTGCCCATCCAGACAACGGTAGGAAACCATGAAACCTATGGAA of the Chryseobacterium aureum genome contains:
- a CDS encoding SRPBCC family protein, which produces MDNYNTTLELKATAENIYEALVYQIPRWWTELFTGSSAQTGDLFTVRFGDEIHKTMRIKEAIPHSRLIWYVEDSLIALPELKNQTEWIGTRIVWEMKQKENSSLLQLTHLGLNPAVECYAICSGGWDQFIGSLKLFLETGNGTPYRK
- a CDS encoding T9SS-dependent M36 family metallopeptidase translates to MKNKALPLLFAVFSAFPTVLFGQDNEKLIKDYISQNKIREYKKSDLNNIIIDNVDPSKSLNGNVVKFLQTYNGLPIYSSVGTALIKDNKIVYYTDNFVKDYTASTSGTAVINKGTALQKIAEDLKNPDIANFTILEYLEKTQKKSTSAHQRLVYANDESGNLRLAYEYTLMEPKSPNYWNILVDAGNGNILVKNNLTVSCNFHHDAYSSDADYSHADHFENTLAGPQNSIVQNNIPFLVPDNATYNVFPLPIEAPTFGSRSVLTNPWLLNASPEGWHSDGVNHYTVTRGNNVFAYEDVAGTALTAPNYLTGTPAEGGATRNFNFPFDINEAPVNNRNAAITNLFYLNNKIHDVFYQFGFTESAKNFQQNNFGIGPVGGDDDSVYAEAQDGSGLNNANFSSPADGYTPRMQMYLWSSIGRIVYYNAPSAAVSRTPGAGTAQFGMPVPMNGITGDVALSPVLDGCTALPAGSLTEKIGLVERGTCAFAIKVKNLQDAGAKAAIVYNNAANGATLSNMSGNDPTITIPSVLIINSEGEYIKSQLAANTNVNITLKGNMTPDGSFDNGIVIHEYGHGISNRMTGTGSACLNSSVSKEQMGEGWSDFFALMLTNKAGDNATVARGTGTYALGQAITGGGIRPAKYSTNLSVNGYTYGNTNGMEYNNGTAIVPDVHSIGFVWATMLWDLHWKYVEKYGYSSDVLSATPNGSTKVLQLVTDALKLQGCNPSFIDGRNAILAAELATTQGQDKCMIWGVFARRGLGVNASAGVKNNINDQIQDFNVPEECALLATSEVNADKNKNISIYPNPAKDEFYIKFPSNTLGKVSVEMYDMSGKLVSSEDKISPDAKKAISTSNLVNGTYMVKIKGLGFEASSKVMVKK
- the rplS gene encoding 50S ribosomal protein L19; its protein translation is MDLLKYVQDKYIAKKEFPEFKAGDTITVYYEIKEGQKTRTQFFKGTVIQLRGTGSTKTFTIRKMSGDVGVERVFPINMPALQKIEVDRRGRVRRARIYYFRDLRGKKARIKDAAYKKK
- the rpsA gene encoding 30S ribosomal protein S1; protein product: MSKETNSAEVILNQNVAPEQFDWDSFESGLDADARKEKSDLEEIYNGSLNNLDDNDVLIGKVVRLTDKEAIVDINFKSEGVISLNEFRYNQGLKVGDEVEVMVDKREDKTGQLQLSHRKARTLKAWDKVNELHETGEIVNGFVKSRTKGGMIVDVHGIEAFLPGSQIDVKPIKDYDQFVGKTMEFKVVKINPEFKNVVVSHKALIEADIEGQKKEIIAQLEKGQVLEGTVKNITSYGVFIDLGGVDGLIHITDLSWSRVNHPSEILEDGQTVKVVILDFDDEKTRIQLGMKQLEAHPWDALSADLKVGDKVKGKVVVLADYGAFVEIAPGVEGLIHVSEMSWSTHLRSAGDFVKVGDEVEAEVLTLDREERKISLGIKQLSKDPWENIEAKYPVGSQHVGTVRNFTNFGVFVELEEGIDGLIYISDLSWTKKIKHPSEFCAVGDKLDVVVLELDIQARRLSLGHKQLTENPWDKFETKYAEGTIHAGKAVEVHDKGASVQFEDAEVEAFCPSRLLEKEDGSKIKKGEDAQFKVIEFNKEFKRVVVSHTGIFRDEEKKNVKEASSRNVTSSSNNEERSTLGDIDALAELKRKMEEGK
- a CDS encoding alpha/beta fold hydrolase, which gives rise to MKHFRNIMAAFTVTVSGFMLSQVRPLDAMLSDYQYPYEVHFLNLKSQGEDLKMAYMDVKPQKANGKTIMLLHGKNFNGAYWERTAKDLSAKGFRVVIPDQIGFGKSSKPHAYQFSFSQLAENTKGILDELKIDKAIVLGHSMGGMVATRFTLLYPEKVQKLILENPIGLEDYKTFAAYQTIDQAYQSELKNTAEIYKNYQLKFYYDNKWKEEYQPWLDLIAGWTLHKDYPQVAWDAALTSDMIYNQPVCYEFKNIRVPTLLIIGTRDRTAIGKDRAPKELQPKMGQYQELGKKTQREIAGSKLVEIENVGHLPHIEVYPKFIEALYNFIQ
- a CDS encoding MFS transporter — encoded protein: MKKTNPIWLLTLLVMLPQFVETMYSPVLPMVQEKFGVKEESVTLTISLYFIAFALGVAFWGIQCDRVGRKKSLEYGLITYGIGALAAIFAPDFIVFLAARIISAFGISVGSIVTQTILRDSFDKDNLSKVFSWVGIGLSISPIVGMITGSVLVSAAGHQGVFLTLSVLAILFFILSRQKISETHHSVKKINISTLAGLFKRMIQDQEIIRCCLLIMSFNVLLFSYYSLAPFIFKQHHYPAYAFGYSSIVLAGGIFAGAKLNRYMLFRNIQPEFLVKVSIITAFAASVFVWILGNKGIYFLLPYFFIVMAFSTAIPNILSTALINYKNETGSAGALLGLIYYMLIGSGLISIGFIQHLGISCVLFSGIGVFTILFLENKKKH
- a CDS encoding EamA family transporter; this encodes MKKKNILKGVLFVGIGASIYGMLATFVKMAYHDGFTTSEVTTSQFVLGLVGLLILNFIQTLTSKQKLSLPSSKEVRMLLLAGTSLGGTSLFYYIAVQYINVSIAIVLLMQSVWFSVVVESIITKKLPNARKVISVIIVLLGTVLATNLINMEIELDWHGVFWGLMAAASYTLTMFTSNTLATHLPVFRKSIIMLAGGSVVVFAFLFFAQIGPMYFDGLKSLYLHFTDNTEHIHSFNYSIFLTYGFVLALFGTIIPPILFNVGFPNAGLGLGSIVSSLELPVSVTMAFVLLGEKVFFIQWVGIVLILFAIVLMNLPSRKEKEVSVA
- a CDS encoding AraC family transcriptional regulator, which produces MAVLKQNEEFDADSIQEKVVGIASDMVLHDSGFHFHTTKAQLLYAPSGCMTVTTSDRQLILPPFRMLWIPSGEVHRVNFRNIVAYRSIYFDAGYASKYINTGLRILHVNPLLKEIIERICFWEWTPLTNDQTHLLKVFWDEMQNAPEEKLELTMPQDRRFKEISENWTQRDSMPPMLKELAEKTGVVEKTISRIFKKETGLSYQDWRQQWRLQRSIELLVEGNSIGEVSHILDFSSDSAFIEFFKKHTGSTPLQYLMKNG